Genomic segment of Kiritimatiellia bacterium:
CGGCGGTTGAGCATTCTCCAATTGTTGATCAAACATGGTGAACTCACCGTCGAACGCGTCGCCAGGGAGCTGAATCTGTCCCCGACGACAACGAGCCAGTATCTGCGAGTTCTGAACGCAAGAGGTTTGTTGGCGGCGAAGCGGAACAAACGCTTCGTGTTCTATTCGCTCGGCGCGGATCCATCCATAGCGTACACCGAGGCCCTGCTGAATGCGGTTTTGCAATCTCTTTGCAAGAAGAAGGTTGCAATATCCGGGGTGTTTCATGTTCTCACTGCATTTACCCACCCCCGGCGGGTGCACATTGTGAAGATTCTCTGCTGGAAACCAATGACTCCCGCACAATTGGTGGCCGCCATCGGCGCCTCTCCTCCCGCGGTTTTGCGCCACTTGGACAAACTGAAAAGCAGGGGTTTAGTGAGGCGCCGGCGGAAGCGGTATTTATGTTGCAGACCGAAAGATGTTCTTCGACGGACCCTGCTCCGTATCATCGCGCAGAGGCGTTGAAGGCTTCCTCATCGCTTGAAGTCTATTCCACACCTTGCAAGGTGTGGAAAGGAGATACGAACCGCGCCAATCATGGGCGTGAATGATTTGGACATCCCGCCGGTGAGGTCCGATATGGAGACCGGGGCTTCCTGTCAGAAAGCCACCGTCGGGGCCTTTTCGGCTCCCTCGGTGGCCTCAAAGTAACTCTTCTTCGGATCGAAACCGAACAGGCCGGCCAGGAGATTCGCCGGGAAACGGCGGACGGCCATGTTGTACTCCCGGACCACCTCGTTGAAGCGGCGGCGCTCGACCGAGATCCGGTTCTCGGTGCCGGTCAGTTCGTCCTGCAAGGCCATGAAGTTCTGGTTGGCCTTCAGTTCGGGGTAGTTTTCCACTACGACCATCAGACGGCCAAGCGCGCCTTCCATCTGCGTGGCCGCTTCTGCTTTCTGGTCGGTCGTCTTCGCCTCGCCCCACTGGCTGCGCAGGCGGGTGATCTCCTCGAACAGGTTGCTCTCGTGGGCGGCGTAGCCCTTGACGGTGTTGACCAGGTTCGGGATCAGGTCGTACCGGCGCTGCAGCACGGTCTCGACCTGCGCCCAGGCCGTGCCCGCGTTCTCGTCCAGGTTAACGAGCTTGTTGTACATACTGATGAGCATCAGGGCCAGGACGACGATGATGCCGACGATGGTGAACAGGGTCTTTTTCACTGCCCGGGTCTCCTTCTTGTTACTGGTGAGTTCTAAAAGCTTTTACCAACTGCGGCCGGCCCCCCCGCCGCCCGAACGTCCGCCTCCAAAACCGCCGAAGCTGCTGCCTCCCCCGCTGCTGCTTGAACTGGAACGTCCCCCGCCGGACGAATGGGAATCCGATCCGCCCCGGTATTCGCCCGCGCCCATTTTCTTTCCGAATATCCCGACCAGAACCAGGATGAAGATGAAGACGGCGACGAAGGCCAGGGCCGCGATGGCCCCGCCGGATAGCGCCTGGCCACTGGACGCCGAAGCGGGGGGGGCGCCGGTCAGTGACATGCTGATTTCCGCGGGAGCCGCCGAGGTCAGGTTCACTCCGGCTTCCTGCGCGGCCACCAGGGCGAGGGCCACGGCGCCGTGCGTCAGGCCGTCGGCATACCGGTTTTCCTTGAAGAAGGGGATCACTTCCTCGTCGAGGATCCGGCCCGCCTTGGAATCCGGAATCGCGCCCTCGAGCCCGTAGCCCACCTCGATCCAGACCTGACGGTCCTCCACGGCGGTCAGTAACAAGGCGCCGTTGTCCTTCCCTTTCTGCCCGATGCCCCACTTTTCGAACAGGCGGTTGGCAAAGTCGTCGATCACGCCCCCTTCCAGGCTCTTCAGCGTGACCACGGCCACCTCGGCGCCCGTCCGCGTTTTCAGCTCCCCGAGGAAGGTTTCCAGTTTGACCCGGGAGGGTTCGTCGAAGAGCCCCGCGAAATCGTTGAGGTATCCCGCGGGTTGCAGCCGGGCCAACAGGGCATCGGAAGCCCCCGCCGTCCGGACCACCGCCATGCACAAGAGAACAAAAACCCCGGCACGCATTTTCATGGCGGCCAGTTAAGCAGAGCCGCGCACCAATTCAAGCAAAAGCCACACGGCCGGCATGCCTTGGCAAGAGACGGCCTCTGCGCTAGGATACTTCGGCAGCCGCAAGGCCCATCCATGAACAGGCCGGACCAGTCCATGCCCTCCTCCGCTGAAGAACACGAAGCCCGCCTGGCCGAGTCCGAGCGGCGGGTGCAGCAGCTCCGGGCACAACTGGACGCCACGACGCAGGCCCTGAAGGAGAGCGAAAAAAACCTGCGCCGCATGGCCCACCTGGACGCATTGACGGGATTATTCAACCGGCGAGGGCTGGAACAGGAATTGCGCCGCGCCTGCGCGCTCTCCGAGCGCCGGAAACAATTCCTGGGCCTGCTGGTCGTCGACCTGGATCACTTCAAGATGATCAACGACACGCACGGCCATCCCGTAGGCGACCAGGTGCTCCGGGAATGCGCGGACCTGCTGAAGGACGGGCTTCGCGTGTCGGATATCCTGTGCCGTTACGGCGGCGACGAGATGATCGTGGTCCTTCCCCTCGCCGACCCGGACGAGACCCGGTCCGTCGCGGAGCGCATGCTCGACGCAGTCCGCCGTCATGTCTTCTGCGTCGGGCGCCAGAACCTGCACCTGACGATCTCGATCGGCGCCGCGTGCTGCCAGCCCGAAGCCGGCAGTGCCGCCGATGAGCTGCTGATCGAGGCCGACCAGGCCCTCTACCGGGCCAAGCAGGGCGGCCGCGACCGGGCGGTATTCTGGGCGGTCCGGCCGACCGGCCCCGAACCCGGGACGCCCATCACGCCGGGCCCCGGCGATGCCGCGCGGCCCGGCCGTGTGATGATCGTGGACGATGACGAGCGCCTGGCCTCCTACATGCAGCGGATCCTGGAAGCCGACGGACACCAAGCGTCGTTCCAAACGGCCGGCCGGCCGGCGCGCGAGCAGATGGAAAAAGAGGCCGGGACCTTCGACGTGGCCCTCGTGGACCTGTATCTCCAGGAGGAAAGCGGATGGGACCTCCTCCAGGCCTTGCGGCGGCAGGACGATACGCTGGTCGGCATCGTGGTCACCGGCGCGGCGACGATGGACAACGCCGTGGAGGCGCTGCGGAGCGGGGCGTTCGACTTCATCGCCAAGCCTTTCGAGCCCGCGCTCCTGCGCGCCGTGGTGGACCGGGCGCTGCGGTACCGGCGCCTGCTGCTGGAAAACCGCCGGTACCAGCTTCACCTCGAAGAGATGGTGCGGGAAAAGAGCGCGGCGTTGATCCGGGCCCTGGAACGCCTCCGGACCTCCTACCAGTTCACGCTGGAGGCGCTGGCCGCCATGCTGGACGCGCGGGAAAAACAGACCGGCGAGCACAGCAAGCGCGTGGCGGAAATCACCCGCCTCCTCGCGAGGACGATGGGCGTGCCGGAAGACCAGGTGGACCTCATGGGCCAGGGCGCCCTGCTGCACGACATCGGCAAGATCGGCATCCCCGACCACATCCTGCTCAAGGACGGACCGCTGTCGGAAGAAGAATGGGGCATTGTCCGGAAACACCCGGAGATCGGCTACCGCATCCTGCGCCGCAGCCCGGAGCTGGAACAGGCGGCGGAAATCGTGCGCTCGCACCAGGAGCGGTTTGACGGCCGGGGGTATCCGCGCGGGCTGGAGGGGACGGAGATCTGCCTCGGGGCCCGGATCTTCGCCGTTGCGGACGCCTATGACGCCATCCGCGCCACCCGGCCGTACGCCCCCGGCCATTCCCGGGCGGAGGCCCTGGCCGAGATCCAGCGGCACCGCGGCACCCAGTTCGACCCGGCCGTGGTGGACGCGCTGGTCCGCTGCCTGCCGGAGATCGAGATCCAGGCGTGGTGGCCGGAAAACCCGCCGGGCCTGGATTGACTTTGTCTGATCCCCGTTCTTGAATCCGTCCGTCCGGCCGTTACAATCGCGGCCATCATGAAAAAATGGATTTCTTCCGCCATCCTCTACCAGGTCAACTTGCGGTCGCTGGCGTCGCGCGATCCGCGTAACGCCATCGAGGCCTTCAAGGCCGCAGCCGGCCGGCCGACGGAATCGCCGTTGGCCTACCTGTCGCGCCACCTGCCGGTCATCAAGAAGCTGGGGGCCAACGTGGTCTACCTGCTGCCCCCCTATCCCATGGGCCTCCACGGGCGCAAGGGCATCGGGTCCCCCTACTCCAGCCGCGATTTTTACTCCGTCGAGCCGGAATGCGGCAGCAAGGAAGAACTGGCCGATCTCGTCCGGCGGGCCCATCGCATGCGCCTGAAGGTGATCCTCGACATCACTCCGAACCACACGGCGCGGGATCACGCCTGGATCGCGTCGAACCCCGAGTTCTACGTCAAGGCGCCGAACGGCGAGCCGTTCTACGATTGCGACTGGTCGGACACGGCCAAGCTCGACTACACCGCGCCGGGCCTGCGCCGCGAGATGATCGAGGTCTACCATCACTGGTTGAGCTTCCTGGGCCCGGACGCCGACGGCCAGCCGGACGGCGTGGACGGGTTCCGCCTCGACATGGCGCATTTCATCAACGACAAGAGCTTCTGGAACGAGGCCATGCCCGAGCTCAAGGCGCGCCACCCGTCCCGCCAACTGCTCTTCCTCGCGGAGTGCTACGGCACCCAGAACAACATGGATCTCTTCGCGCGCGGCATCAACGCGGCGTACGACGACGATTTCTACAAGACCTTCTCGTACCTGTACGGCGTGGACGAGGAAGGGCGCTCGGTGATCTGCCCCTCCCCCGACGCGGAGACCAATGGCGATTTTCTCGACAAGTGGGAGGCCTTCAAAGCGCGCGGCATCGCGGGCGCCGTAGAAACCGCACTGCTGAACTACGAAAGCCTCCTGCCGCCCGATGAAGACAGCCCGCGCCTGGCCCGCTATACGGATAACCATGACGAGGGCCGAGGCCTGTACCGCGCGGGCCCGGGCGCCGTGCGCGCGATGATGCAGGTGGCCTTCCTGTCCGGCCATAGCCTGCCGTTCATCCTGACCGGGCAGGAATTCGGCGCGCTCAATCGGCCCTCGATCCACTCGCGCATCGGGCTCTGCGACAAGGGCCGCCGCGTGCGGACGCCGCGGGGCACGCGCGTCGAGGCCGGCCTGGAGTGGGAAGGCAACATCTTCGCTCGTACTCCCGAAGAACGCTCGGAATGGTTCCGTTTCTACCGGGACCTGATCCAACTGCGCCTGAAGAACCGGGAACTGCTGCGCGGCCGGTTCCAACTGCTCGACGCCGGGGAGGATGTTCCGCCGGCCGAACGCACCGTGATCGCGTTCGAGCGGCACCTGCGGCGCTCGGCCCTGCGCTGCGCCGTCAATCTCGGGCCGGAGCCCCGCGCGCTGCCGCCGTTCTGCGCGCCATCGGGCGAAACGGTCCTATACGGCCAAATGGTCGACGGCACCTTGCCTCCGTTCAGCGCGATCGTTGTTCGCGCCGGATGATTCGGCCACGCGCTGACGCGCGCGGCTACGGGGGCGACGTCACCAGACGGTAAAAGCCCCCGGCGTTGGTGACGGCCTCCGACCAGGAGGCGCGGCTGCTCGACCCCGTAACCTGACCGACTCCGACCCATGGACCCGAGAGCAGGACGGCGGCGGATACTTCATAGACGCGGCCGGAGCCGGATGCGAATTCCAGTTGCAATTGATTCCCGGAGCCCAGCCACGCGGAGACGCGGAAGTAATCGCCGGAATCATTCGGGTCCGTCCCCGACCATACCTCCGGGCCGTCCGCCATGCCGTCGCCGTCGCTGTCCGGATTGTTGGAACTCGTGCCCGTGGAGTAGCCGTTGATGAAAAGGCCGTCGCCGGTCTCCCGGATATCCGGCAGGCCATCACCGTCGGAGTCCGACTGGTTTAAAAAGAAAAGGATGTTGTCATAGTACATCTGCCGGTTCGTCACGGGGGCCACTTCGTTGCCGAGGACGATCTGGCTGACGGCGCGGAAATCGAACGCGCCGCTGGCGTTGGTCTCCTGGAAGTCCGCGAACGGGATGACATACGACCGGTACGCCGTGGTCGGATTCGGGCCGTAGGCCGGGGATAGAAACACGCGCGAGGAACGGTTGGAGGCTCCCGTGCGTCCGAAGTACACGTACGGGCGATTGGTGGTGCCGTCGGCGGCGCGGGCATGGAATTCCACGCTGTTCAGGGCCCCGGCATTGATGTTGGTCCACCCGCGGTTGAACGCGAACCCCACCTCGCCCCAGGAATGCGTGTACACGCAGACCATGTGGTTCAGCCCTTCGTAGGGCGCCCAGTTGGTTTCGAAGCCCTGCGCCTTCGAGACCCACACCGCGCCGTTGGTCAGTGGCCGGGAGCCGGGCTCCCCGTCGTACAACAGGATCGGCGCCGGCACTGTCACCTGCCGAACCGTGACCGTGGCCTGCCCCGTACCGCTGGCGCCTTCCGCGTCGAGGGCCGTGACCGTGAGCGCCTTGGCCCCGGGAACGGCCGCCGCGCCGGCGGAAAGGCTGAAGCGGCACCCGTACACCCCGTTCCCCGCCGCGCCGTCGTCCACGAGCCCGTCGTCCTTCATGATCGTGGCCGCGGATTGCCCGGCGGCGGACAGGTTGGCCAGCACGACCTCGATGTCGTCGAGCCGGTCGGTGACCGACGCGAGCAGCCTGATCTGGCTGACCGCGTTGCTCTCGTTCAGCGCGGCGGGCGTGGCGGCGGCGGACTCGACGACCGGCCCGTTGGTGGAATACGGATTGTCGGCCGTGAAGAGCATGTCGTCCATCCAGCACGTCACCCGGTTGCTTCCGTTGTCCGTGAAGAGGAACTGGCTCACCGCGCCGAAGTCGTAGTCGGCGGGGCTGTTGGTCTCCTTCCAGGCCGTCAGCGGGATCGAGACGAGCTGGTAATTCGTGGATGGAGCGGCGAGATAGTTGGTGATGTACACCGGCGTGGACTTCCCGCCGGCAGCCCGGCTGAACTGGAGACGCAGGTTGTTCCATAAATCGTTGGTCAGGCGCAGGTAGAAATGGAAGGCGTAGTAGCCGCGCGCGTCGGAATCGGTCCAACCCTCGTTCCAGCCGTACCAGACCTGGCCGTTGGTGACGATGGTGACCGCGAGGTGCCGGGTGCCTCCGTGCGGCGCGCGGTTCGTCTCGCCGATCCACGCCGTGACCCCGTCCACCCAGGCCCCCGCGTTGCCGGCGATCAGCGGCTTGCCGCCGGGCTCGCCGTCGTAGACCACCAGGTTCGTCATGGCCGCGGAGGTGACGCACAGTTCCGGCGAGGGCGCGCTGACGTTGGGCGGGGCCTTATCGTCCCGGGCGGCGACCTGGTAGTAATACGCGAGGTTCGGCGCGAGGCCCCGGTTCGTGAAGGCCGTCGCGTTGCTGACGACGGCGTACAAGGACAGCGCGCCGGGCTCGAAGCCCCGGTACACCGGGTACCCCGCCAGGTCCGGCGCGGTGACCGCGCGCCACGTGAGGACCGCCTGGTTGTTCCGCTGCCGCGCGCGGAAAAGCCCGGGCGTGGGCGGGGCGGTGACGTCGTCGTTGGGCGCGGAATTCGTCGTGGCGTTCTGGCCGGGGACGAGGGTTGAATTCAGCACGCGGTACTCCGACTCGGCAACGAGGGCGTAGTAGTGATCGCCCGAGCTCGTGACCTCGTGTGCGAACCGCTCGACGCCCGCCGGCACGCCGCTGGTCAGCAGCACGCCCTCAACGATGTTGGTGATCGCCATCGCCGCGTGGTAGAGCCGGTACGTCTCGCCCGTGACGGCGAACTGATCCGCCCACGTGACGACGTTCGTCCCCGCCGCGCTGTGGTCCGCGGTCAGTCCGACCGGCACACCGGGAACATCGGGCACGTACGGGCCGGCCACGCGCAGGATATTGCTGCCGGCGAAAACGCCGGGCATGGTCAGCCAGAGCCGGCGGCCCGGGTCGTCCACCGAGGCGTAGTAACCCGTATCGGCCACGAGACTTGTCCCGCCCCACGTCACGGCGAGCGGCGGCGCGGCGCCACGGTACTCGTGAACGATGAACGTCGGGTTTCGAAGCGCCCCGTTGGTCACCGTCAGGCTCCAGTGGGCCGTGTTGGTGAGCGAGGCCTCGATGTCCCACGTCCAGTAGACGGGGTTGTAGCCGGGCGGATCGTAGGCAACGACCAGCGGACACCCCACCCCGTCCACGCCCTGCGTGATGACCGTTCCGTCCCACGCGGTCATGCGCGCGCCGCCGCCATGAATCCGCTCCTGCTCCGCCCGCGCGGTCGTGACGCCGCCGCGCGCGGTCGAGTTGAGCACGATCGCCAGGCTGTAATTGAGGTAGGGCTCGGGTGAGCCGGACCCGTGCCCGCCGGTCACCGCCCCGAGCGGCGTGCCCCAGGTGATGCCCTCGTAGTTGGACGGGTTCATGCCGGGCGCGTTCATCTGGTAGCCCATCTCCGTGTAATACGGCAGGTTGGTTCCGGAGGTCCCGTGTGAGGGGGGCTTTCCCCCCGCGCGCTGGAGTTGGCTCCGGGTCTGGATGAACCCGATCTCACGCGCGGTGTTCGTGTCCCATTCCCAGACGTACGGCACCGTGTTCGGCTCCAAGTAGGTCCAGTTCCCGGAGAACCGGTTCGTGTAGATGAACTTGAAGTCCCGGCCCCACTCGAAGCCGCCGGCCTTGCCGAACACGGAGTTGTCGCCGTTCCAGTCCCACATGCCGTACGGGCCGCGCGAGTCGTGGTCCAGGCCCTCGTAGCCCGTCTCGCTGCCATCGTAGGTCAGGGCATACAGGAAGTGGTCGTCGCCGGTCCGGAAGTGGTAATCGAGCGTGACGCGCCATTGGCCGAGGGCGGCGTTGGTTTCCTGGATCGGCTCGTCGAAGGTGATCCGCCAGATGGCATGATGCGGGCCGGCGAACCGCCACGTGGCGGCCGCGTTGGTCGCGTGGAGCTTGGAGTTGATCCAACCCTTTGGTCCGCCGGCGGGGATCGTGTAGTGGTTGACGAGGTGGCCCAATCCCGAGAGATCGTCGTCCCACGGTTCGTTGCAGACCACCTCGCCGCCCCCCGCGCCCCGGTACGAGAAGCGCGTGATATAGCCGCCGGTATAATTCGTGTTCCCGCGGGCCTGGACCAGGTAGCACGTGCGATTGAATCCCGACGCGTCCTGCCAGGAAACGACGTCACACAGCGAGACGTCGGCCCACGGTCCCGGGCCAGCCTGCCCGTTGGTGACGACCAGGGCCCGGCACGGAAACGCCAGGGCCGCTGCCAGCAGCAGAATGCTGTGCCATACTCGCCGCATGGGTCTACTATAGACTACGTTCGGACATGGCTAAAGGCTTAACGAGGCCGTTCCTATTCATACTCGTAATCTTACTCGTACTCTCTGCCACTTGAAGAGAGCACGAGTTAGAGTAAGAATGGGAAGGGGGCCTTGAATCCACCCCCGTTTCTGCCAGACTCCCGGCCAAGGAGGAACCCATGAAGACTCTCGTACGCGGCATGGTGGCATTGGTTGCAGGCATCGGTTTGCTTTCCGGCTGCGGCGCATCGGAGGAGCCGGCCGGCGAGTCCACCGCCGCGCCCGCCAAGGCGACCGCTCCTACGGAAGTCACGATCAAGGCGCCGGACGAAACCACCGACGTGGCGCTGCAGCTTGTCCGGCCCTCGGGCTGGGAGGTCAATCCCGACTACGGGACGCTGGTGTACGAGCCCCCGAACCGGGACGACTATGTGGATACGCCCAACATAGAAATCCGCGCCGCCGTCGAGGGTGAAGTGTCGGCCGCGGCCGTTCCCGTCAACATCGCGCGCCTGATCGGGGCCGCCAAGGAAGGCTGGAAGAAAATCCAGACGGGCAACGAGGCCCTCGATGCCCAAAACGCGAACGTGGAAGTGGTCGAGGAGTCGGCGGACGACGGGGATTGGCTGCTCATTCTGAAAGTCACGTACCCGGAAGGCGTGTCGGAGGCCATGTACCCGCCGCGCTACTGGATCTACCGTTATCTCCACCGCGCGGACGAGCCCTTTTTCGTGTGCATCAAGGGCGGCGTGACCCTGCGCTACGCGGACCAGTTTCTCCCGGCCGTGACCGAGGCCTGCAGGAGCGCGAAGCGGATGTAAAGAACAGGATGGCCCGCTCGGCTTTCTTCTCGCGGGCCGGGGGCGGCCCGCCTCCACCGCCTGCACCCGGAATCCTTGGAGGCGTCGCGCCCCGCGGGGCAACGAATGCGTCGCCTTTGCCTTCCCCGGCCGGTTCCTCTATCATCTTGCCCGCGATGAGCGCGAGCGGCATGCGGACAGGAATCGGCTTGGTCACCCTGCTCCTGATCGGCGCCCCGGCCGGCGAGGCCCGGGCGGGCTGGGTGGAGCAGGCCGGCGGCCGGACGATCATCCATGTCTCGCTCTTCGACTTGCCCGACCCGTCGCGCACCGACGCCGCGACTCGCGCGGACGCGGCCGCGGTCCGCGAGTTCATTCGCCGGTTCCCCGCCCTCTTCGCGGAGAAATACCGCGAGCGATACCGCGCGGACCCGGCGCGGTACGGCGCGTTCGACTGGGACCACGTCGAGATCCGGCTGGAGCGCTTCTCGGGCATCCAGGTCGAGGGCGTGGAGTCGGACCTGCTCGCCATCGCCGGGGGCATGGCGCCGGACGTGCTCTACGTCAACTTCCGCAAGTCGGACACCTATATCCAGAACGGCTTCCTGTACCCGCTCGACGGACCCGGCGACGAGTACCTGGCGTCCATGACCGAGGACGAACTGGCCCTGCGCGTGAACCCGAAGATATGGCCGGTCATCCGGCGGCGCGGCCCGGGCGGCGGGAAGCACGTCTGGGCCCTGCCCTACGGCGGCGCCCTCGGCCGCGTGCTGCTCTACCGCAAGGACCTGTTCGACGAGGCGGGCCTCGCGTACCCGACGAAGGACTGGACGTGGGACGACCTGCTCCATGCGGCGCGGCGCCTGACCCGGCCGGAGGAGGGCCGCTACGGCCTGGCCATGGGCCGCGGCAAGCACGAGAGCTGGTACTGGGTCACCTTCCTCTGGTCCGCGGGCGGCGAGGTGATGACGTACGACGAGGGGCAGGACGAGTGGCGGATCGCCTTCGACAGCCCCGCGGGCGTCGAGGCGCTGGACTTCTACACGCGGCTGGGCGCGGAGCCGTGGACCGACGAGGACGGCCGCCCGCGCCGGGGCTATGCCTACAAGGATCCGCGCTTCTCGTTCCGCAAGTGGGAGCGCGGCGAGATCGGCATGGTCTTCGCCTACGTGGACGAGAAACTCTTTTCGACCATCAACCCGGACCTGACCGGCATGGCGCCGGTGCCGCTCGGGCCCGGCGGTGGGCGCGGCGCGGAACTCAACAGCCGCATGATGGGCCTGTTCGCCGGCATCGGGCACCCCGCGGTCCGCGACGCGGCGTGGGAATACATCCGCTTCTTCGACAGCCGCGAGGCCCTGGCCCTCAAGACCCGCGTGCTGGTCGAGGGCGGCCTGGGCCAGTTCGTCAACCCGCGCTACCTCGAGCTGTTCGGCTACGGCGACCTGGTCCGCCTTTCGCCGCCCGGCTGGGCGGAGACCTTCCGGATCGCGATCGAGACCGGCCGCCCCGAGCCGTACGGGCGGCACAGCAACATCGCCTACAACCTCATGACCCTGCCCCTCCAGGAAGCGGAGCAGAGGGCCCTGCGCGGCGACCTGCCGC
This window contains:
- a CDS encoding ArsR family transcriptional regulator, whose translation is MSILQLLIKHGELTVERVARELNLSPTTTSQYLRVLNARGLLAAKRNKRFVFYSLGADPSIAYTEALLNAVLQSLCKKKVAISGVFHVLTAFTHPRRVHIVKILCWKPMTPAQLVAAIGASPPAVLRHLDKLKSRGLVRRRRKRYLCCRPKDVLRRTLLRIIAQRR
- a CDS encoding LemA family protein, which codes for MKKTLFTIVGIIVVLALMLISMYNKLVNLDENAGTAWAQVETVLQRRYDLIPNLVNTVKGYAAHESNLFEEITRLRSQWGEAKTTDQKAEAATQMEGALGRLMVVVENYPELKANQNFMALQDELTGTENRISVERRRFNEVVREYNMAVRRFPANLLAGLFGFDPKKSYFEATEGAEKAPTVAF
- a CDS encoding TPM domain-containing protein — protein: MKMRAGVFVLLCMAVVRTAGASDALLARLQPAGYLNDFAGLFDEPSRVKLETFLGELKTRTGAEVAVVTLKSLEGGVIDDFANRLFEKWGIGQKGKDNGALLLTAVEDRQVWIEVGYGLEGAIPDSKAGRILDEEVIPFFKENRYADGLTHGAVALALVAAQEAGVNLTSAAPAEISMSLTGAPPASASSGQALSGGAIAALAFVAVFIFILVLVGIFGKKMGAGEYRGGSDSHSSGGGRSSSSSSGGGSSFGGFGGGRSGGGGAGRSW
- a CDS encoding diguanylate cyclase — its product is MNRPDQSMPSSAEEHEARLAESERRVQQLRAQLDATTQALKESEKNLRRMAHLDALTGLFNRRGLEQELRRACALSERRKQFLGLLVVDLDHFKMINDTHGHPVGDQVLRECADLLKDGLRVSDILCRYGGDEMIVVLPLADPDETRSVAERMLDAVRRHVFCVGRQNLHLTISIGAACCQPEAGSAADELLIEADQALYRAKQGGRDRAVFWAVRPTGPEPGTPITPGPGDAARPGRVMIVDDDERLASYMQRILEADGHQASFQTAGRPAREQMEKEAGTFDVALVDLYLQEESGWDLLQALRRQDDTLVGIVVTGAATMDNAVEALRSGAFDFIAKPFEPALLRAVVDRALRYRRLLLENRRYQLHLEEMVREKSAALIRALERLRTSYQFTLEALAAMLDAREKQTGEHSKRVAEITRLLARTMGVPEDQVDLMGQGALLHDIGKIGIPDHILLKDGPLSEEEWGIVRKHPEIGYRILRRSPELEQAAEIVRSHQERFDGRGYPRGLEGTEICLGARIFAVADAYDAIRATRPYAPGHSRAEALAEIQRHRGTQFDPAVVDALVRCLPEIEIQAWWPENPPGLD
- a CDS encoding DUF3459 domain-containing protein translates to MKKWISSAILYQVNLRSLASRDPRNAIEAFKAAAGRPTESPLAYLSRHLPVIKKLGANVVYLLPPYPMGLHGRKGIGSPYSSRDFYSVEPECGSKEELADLVRRAHRMRLKVILDITPNHTARDHAWIASNPEFYVKAPNGEPFYDCDWSDTAKLDYTAPGLRREMIEVYHHWLSFLGPDADGQPDGVDGFRLDMAHFINDKSFWNEAMPELKARHPSRQLLFLAECYGTQNNMDLFARGINAAYDDDFYKTFSYLYGVDEEGRSVICPSPDAETNGDFLDKWEAFKARGIAGAVETALLNYESLLPPDEDSPRLARYTDNHDEGRGLYRAGPGAVRAMMQVAFLSGHSLPFILTGQEFGALNRPSIHSRIGLCDKGRRVRTPRGTRVEAGLEWEGNIFARTPEERSEWFRFYRDLIQLRLKNRELLRGRFQLLDAGEDVPPAERTVIAFERHLRRSALRCAVNLGPEPRALPPFCAPSGETVLYGQMVDGTLPPFSAIVVRAG
- a CDS encoding extracellular solute-binding protein; the protein is MRTGIGLVTLLLIGAPAGEARAGWVEQAGGRTIIHVSLFDLPDPSRTDAATRADAAAVREFIRRFPALFAEKYRERYRADPARYGAFDWDHVEIRLERFSGIQVEGVESDLLAIAGGMAPDVLYVNFRKSDTYIQNGFLYPLDGPGDEYLASMTEDELALRVNPKIWPVIRRRGPGGGKHVWALPYGGALGRVLLYRKDLFDEAGLAYPTKDWTWDDLLHAARRLTRPEEGRYGLAMGRGKHESWYWVTFLWSAGGEVMTYDEGQDEWRIAFDSPAGVEALDFYTRLGAEPWTDEDGRPRRGYAYKDPRFSFRKWERGEIGMVFAYVDEKLFSTINPDLTGMAPVPLGPGGGRGAELNSRMMGLFAGIGHPAVRDAAWEYIRFFDSREALALKTRVLVEGGLGQFVNPRYLELFGYGDLVRLSPPGWAETFRIAIETGRPEPYGRHSNIAYNLMTLPLQEAEQRALRGDLPQDGPARREVLAGLLKDAADQARADMLDVIPPARRRVQRLTAAVVLVSIGVAFGWMFRRVSRAFAPDAGAGAPRAGWAFRRYAGAYLMLLPAVAAIFVWRYVPLARGAAMAFQDYRLLGDSAWVGLDNFGRVLWSVDWWLALWNALRYSALVMGLTFLPPVILAILLQEVPRGRVVFRVMYYLPAVMTGLVVVLLWKSFYEPGERGVLNALWLRIPAWGFLAAGGLLLWAGLSFARRLRFHDRPGIAALFLLAGGAAALLCWRLAWPLLVEAGAPWWKRLLATHQDPQRWLGDPRTAMPACVLPMLWAGMGPGSLIYLAALKSIPDELYEAAELDGATFTDKILFVVFPMLKPLLIINSVGVFIGSWHGAADTILAMTGGAAGTEVAGLHIFYKAFLFLQFGPATAMAWILALLLIGFTVYQLRILSRLEFRTAQGVEG